Proteins found in one Triticum aestivum cultivar Chinese Spring chromosome 4D, IWGSC CS RefSeq v2.1, whole genome shotgun sequence genomic segment:
- the LOC123100362 gene encoding tryptamine benzoyltransferase 1-like translates to MEITSSTMVKPVCSVPHPLVGEKVPLTVFDRAAADAFIPTVLVYPGPAPSNEAVKEGLLKAITAYPHLAGRLALDDHGRRFLHVNNEGVFLIEATVPVDLADVLVDGRMAADVEDPYPTIPEESFGVALLQIQLNRYRCDGLVVGICSHHQAADGHSMSMFFTAWATAVREGKDFTTPTPFLDRARTSVPRSTPTPVFNHRSLEFTCGDRDAYAVVPMDRIKNLTVHFTAEFVADLKARVGARCSTFQCLLAHVWKKITAARELKPEEFTKVRVAVNCRGRASPPVPMDFFGNMVLWAFPRLQVRDVLSSSYGSVVGAIRDAVARIDDEYVQSFVDFGGVADANGEELVATAAAAGTMFCPDAEVDSWLGFRFHQLDFGTGAPSAFIPPDLPIEGLMIFVPSRKANGGVDLFMAVAEEHVAAFEEIIYSLD, encoded by the exons ATGGAGATCACGAGCAGCACGATGGTGAAGCCGGTGTGCTCGGTGCCGCACCCGCTCGTCGGCGAGAAGGTCCCGCTGACCGTCTTCGACCGTGCCGCCGCGGACGCCTTCATCCCCACCGTGCTCGTGTACCCCGGGCCGGCGCCGTCCAACGAGGCGGTCAAGGAAGGACTCCTCAAGGCTATCACAGCATACCCACACCTGGCAGGGCGCCTCGCCCTCGACGATCATGGCCGGCGCTTCCTCCACGTCAACAACGAGGGCGTGTTCCTGATCGAGGCCACCGTGCCGGTCGACCTCGCGGACGTGCTCGTCGACGGCCGCATGGCCGCAGATGTGGAGGACCCCTACCCTACGATACCAGAG GAGAGCTTTGGGGTGGCGCTGCTGCAGATCCAGCTCAACAGGTACAGGTGCGATGGTCTCGTGGTCGGCATATGCTCCCACCATCAGGCCGCCGACGGCCACTCCATGAGCATGTTCTTCACCGCGTGGGCGACGGCGGTGCGCGAGGGTAAGGACTTCACCACGCCGACCCCATTCCTCGACCGTGCGAGAACGTCCGTGCCTCGAAGCACGCCAACGCCGGTGTTCAACCACCGATCACTGGAGTTCACGTGTGGAGACCGAGACGCCTACGCCGTCGTCCCCATGGACAGGATCAAAAACCTAACGGTGCACTTCACGGCCGAGTTCGTCGCCGACCTCAAAGCCCGCGTCGGCGCCCGCTGCAGCACGTTCCAGTGCCTCCTCGCGCACGTCTGGAAGAAAATCACGGCGGCGCGGGAGCTGAAGCCGGAGGAGTTCACCAAGGTGAGGGTGGCCGTGAACTGCAGGGGCAGGGCTAGCCCGCCCGTGCCGATGGACTTCTTCGGGAACATGGTGCTCTGGGCTTTCCCAAGGCTTCAGGTCCGGGACGTCCTGAGCTCGAGCTACGGCAGCGTGGTCGGCGCCATCCGCGACGCCGTGGCACGCATCGACGACGAGTACGTGCAGTCCTTCGTGGACTTCGGCGGAGTGGCGGACGCGAACGGGGAGGAGCTCGTCGCGACGGCGGCCGCTGCCGGCACCATGTTCTGCCCGGACGCAGAGGTGGACAGCTGGCTAGGGTTCAGGTTCCATCAACTCGACTTTGGCACCGGGGCACCGTCCGCTTTCATACCGCCGGACTTGCCTATCGAGGGGCTCATGATCTTCGTGCCATCCCGCAAGGCGAACGGCGGCGTCGACCTCTTCATGGCCGTCGCGGAGGAGCACGTGGCAGCCTTCGAGGAGATCATCTACTCCTTGGATTGA